In one window of Chelmon rostratus isolate fCheRos1 chromosome 19, fCheRos1.pri, whole genome shotgun sequence DNA:
- the add1 gene encoding alpha-adducin isoform X3 produces MNGESGAGVVTAPPPTTAPHKERYFDRVDESSPEYQRERNMAPDLRQDFNMMEQRKRVSMILQSPAFCDELETMIQDQLKKGKTPTSLLALQQIADFMTTSMPSMYPAAPQGGMAALNMSLGMVTPVNDLRGSDSISYEKGEKLLRCKLAAFYRLADLFGWSELIYNHLTVRVNSDQERFLIVPFGLLYSEVTASSLVKINLQSEIVDRGSTNLGVNQAGFTLHSAIYASRPDVKCIVHVHTPAGAAVSAMKCGLLPISPEALSLGEVAYHDYHGILVDEEETTLIQRNLGPNSKVLILRNHGLVSVGETVEEAFYYIHNLVTACEIQVRTLASAGGPDNLVMLDPGKYKARPRVPEPAGDGSSSHPKWQVGEQEFEALMRMLDNLGYRTGYPYRCPALRDKAKKYSDVEIASSAHGGYSYGEDSDSGARSPLKHSFQRGQRDKNRWLNAGGRPDEPYEDGPDGSSPKSKPKWTKEDGLRQAAAVNQFIPMNTNPKEVLEMRNKIREQNLQDIKTAGPQSQVLCAGTVVERSFNQGELVTASKAIIEKEYQPKVIVSKQGPNPFTKLTDQELEEYRKEVEQKQKGSEVQGRDGNREGSASSVPYPEPETLPRGQDSVSTPLQSAADSPSLHKAPPTTATPASPASYQCPPSLGLSGGAEPALGGADSAGAVLDEVFPTEDELLSAPDSPHKEFHCAVLRALSKETSMVEAPLADQAADPEELVEPEEEPKGQKPTTTPPSTPVRAEEDESFTRVLARTNL; encoded by the exons ATGAACGGCGAGTCAGGTGCCGGGGTGGTGACGGCCCCCCCTCCCACCACAGCCCCCCACAAGGAGAGATACTTCGACCGGGTGGATGAGAGCAGTCCGGAGTaccagagggagagaaacatgGCACCCGACCTGCGGCAGGACTTCAACAtgatggagcagaggaagagggtcTCCATGATACTACAGAGCCCG GCATTCTGCGATGAGCTGGAGACAATGATCCAGGATCAGCTGAAGAAGGGGAAGACGCCCACTAGCCTGTTGGCTCTGCAGCAGATCGCAGACTTCATGACCACCAGCATGCCTTCCATGTATCCCGCTGCACCACAAGGAGGCATGGCGGCGCTCAACATGA gtttgGGTATGGTGACTCCAGTGAATGATCTGCGTGGCTCAGACTCTATTTCCTACGAGAAAGGCGAGAAGCTGCTTCGTTGCAAGCTGGCTGCCTTTTATCGGCTCGCTGATTTGTTCGGCTGGTCGGAGCTCATCTACAACCACCTCACA GTCAGGGTGAACTCAGACCAGGAGCGCTTCCTCATCGTCCCTTTTGGGCTCCTGTACAGTGAAGTCACTGCCTCCAGTCTG GTGAAGATAAACCTTCAGAGTGAGATAGTGGACCGGGGCAGCACCAATCTCGGGGTCAACCAGGCTGGCTTCACCCTCCACTCTGCCATCTACGCCTCACGGCCCGATGTCAAGTGTATTGTTCATGTACACACACCCGCGGGTGCTGCG gtgtcAGCCATGAAATGCGGCCTGTTGCCCATCTCACCTGAAGCGCTGTCCCTGGGTGAGGTGGCCTATCATGACTACCACGGCATACTGGTGGATGAGGAAGAAACTACTCTCATACAGAGGAACCTTGGGCCTAACAGCAAG GTGTTGATCCTGAGGAACCATGGCTTGGTGTCTGTAGGCGAAACAGTGGAGGAAGCTTTCTATTACATCCACAATCTGGTCACTGCCTGTGAGATCCAG GTGCGAACACTGGCCAGCGCTGGAGGGCCCGATAACCTAGTGATGCTGGATCCGGGGAAATACAAGGCACGCCCACGGGTCCCGGAGCCAGCTGGTGACGGGTCCTCTTCACACCCCAAGTGGCAAGTCGGGGAGCAGGAGTTTGAGGCTCTCATGAGAATGCTCGACAACTTG GGCTACAGGACGGGCTACCCTTACCGCTGCCCGGCATTGCGAGACAAAGCTAAAAAGTACAGTGATGTGGAGATCGCTTCCTCTGCCCACGGTGGTTACTCATACGGCGAGGACAGTGACTCAGGCGCTCGCTCCCCGCTGAAACACAGCTTCCAGCGCGGCCAGCGCGACAAGAACCGCTGGCTTAATGCCGGCGGCCGGCCCGACGAGCCCTACGAGGACGGGCCCGACGGCAGCAGCCCCAAGTCGAAGCCTAAG TGGACAAAGGAAGACGGGCTCCGCCAGGCTGCCGCAGTCAATCAGTTCATCCCAATGAACACAAACCCAAAAGAAGTCCTGGAAATGAGGAATAAG ATCCGTGAGCAGAACCTGCAGGACATAAAGACAGCGGGGCCCCAGTCTCAGGTTTTGTGTGCTGGCACCGTGGTGGAACGCTCCTTTAACCAG GGGGAGCTAGTGACCGCGTCCAAAGCCATCATCGAAAAGGAGTACCAGCCCAAGGTTATTGTCAGCAAGCAGGGTCCAAACCCCTTCACCAAGCTCACCGACCAGGAGCTGGAGGAATACCGCAAGGAGgtggagcagaaacagaaagggTCTGAAG TGCAGGGACGAGACGGTAATAGGGAGGGATCAGCCTCCAGCGTACCCTATCCAGAGCCTGAAACGCTACCAAGGGGTCAAGACAGCGTCTCCACacctctgcagtctgcagctgatTCACCCAGCTTACACAAAGCTCCGCCTACAACTGCCACACCTGCTTCACCAGCCTCTTATCAGTGCCCTCCGTCCCTCGGCCTCTCCGGCGGGGCTGAGCCAGCGCTGGGCGGCGCAGACTCTGCGGGGGCGGTTCTAGATGAAGTTTTTCCGACTGAGGATGAGCTTCTTTCGGCTCCAGATTCACCACATAAGGAGTTCCACTGCGCCGTGCTGCGAGCCCTCAGCAAGGAGACATCAATGGTAGAGGCGCCTCTGGCAGATCAGGCTGCAG ACCCAGAGGAGCTAGTAGAGCCCGAGGAGGAGCCCAAAGGCCAGAAACCCACCACCACGCCACCCAGCACCCcagtcagagcagaggaag atgAGTCCTTTACCAG AGTCCTTGCCCGAACAAACCTATAA
- the add1 gene encoding alpha-adducin isoform X1, with protein sequence MNGESGAGVVTAPPPTTAPHKERYFDRVDESSPEYQRERNMAPDLRQDFNMMEQRKRVSMILQSPAFCDELETMIQDQLKKGKTPTSLLALQQIADFMTTSMPSMYPAAPQGGMAALNMSLGMVTPVNDLRGSDSISYEKGEKLLRCKLAAFYRLADLFGWSELIYNHLTVRVNSDQERFLIVPFGLLYSEVTASSLVKINLQSEIVDRGSTNLGVNQAGFTLHSAIYASRPDVKCIVHVHTPAGAAVSAMKCGLLPISPEALSLGEVAYHDYHGILVDEEETTLIQRNLGPNSKVLILRNHGLVSVGETVEEAFYYIHNLVTACEIQVRTLASAGGPDNLVMLDPGKYKARPRVPEPAGDGSSSHPKWQVGEQEFEALMRMLDNLGYRTGYPYRCPALRDKAKKYSDVEIASSAHGGYSYGEDSDSGARSPLKHSFQRGQRDKNRWLNAGGRPDEPYEDGPDGSSPKSKPKWTKEDGLRQAAAVNQFIPMNTNPKEVLEMRNKIREQNLQDIKTAGPQSQVLCAGTVVERSFNQGELVTASKAIIEKEYQPKVIVSKQGPNPFTKLTDQELEEYRKEVEQKQKGSEVQGRDGNREGSASSVPYPEPETLPRGQDSVSTPLQSAADSPSLHKAPPTTATPASPASYQCPPSLGLSGGAEPALGGADSAGAVLDEVFPTEDELLSAPDSPHKEFHCAVLRALSKETSMVEAPLADQAADPEELVEPEEEPKGQKPTTTPPSTPVRAEEESLPEQTYKDESDPATLRQTLPDLTPDDPSDAPALPAEDSASAPATTDADAAEVEEHADAGDQEGEESPSKSPSKKKKKFRTPSFLKKNKKKTES encoded by the exons ATGAACGGCGAGTCAGGTGCCGGGGTGGTGACGGCCCCCCCTCCCACCACAGCCCCCCACAAGGAGAGATACTTCGACCGGGTGGATGAGAGCAGTCCGGAGTaccagagggagagaaacatgGCACCCGACCTGCGGCAGGACTTCAACAtgatggagcagaggaagagggtcTCCATGATACTACAGAGCCCG GCATTCTGCGATGAGCTGGAGACAATGATCCAGGATCAGCTGAAGAAGGGGAAGACGCCCACTAGCCTGTTGGCTCTGCAGCAGATCGCAGACTTCATGACCACCAGCATGCCTTCCATGTATCCCGCTGCACCACAAGGAGGCATGGCGGCGCTCAACATGA gtttgGGTATGGTGACTCCAGTGAATGATCTGCGTGGCTCAGACTCTATTTCCTACGAGAAAGGCGAGAAGCTGCTTCGTTGCAAGCTGGCTGCCTTTTATCGGCTCGCTGATTTGTTCGGCTGGTCGGAGCTCATCTACAACCACCTCACA GTCAGGGTGAACTCAGACCAGGAGCGCTTCCTCATCGTCCCTTTTGGGCTCCTGTACAGTGAAGTCACTGCCTCCAGTCTG GTGAAGATAAACCTTCAGAGTGAGATAGTGGACCGGGGCAGCACCAATCTCGGGGTCAACCAGGCTGGCTTCACCCTCCACTCTGCCATCTACGCCTCACGGCCCGATGTCAAGTGTATTGTTCATGTACACACACCCGCGGGTGCTGCG gtgtcAGCCATGAAATGCGGCCTGTTGCCCATCTCACCTGAAGCGCTGTCCCTGGGTGAGGTGGCCTATCATGACTACCACGGCATACTGGTGGATGAGGAAGAAACTACTCTCATACAGAGGAACCTTGGGCCTAACAGCAAG GTGTTGATCCTGAGGAACCATGGCTTGGTGTCTGTAGGCGAAACAGTGGAGGAAGCTTTCTATTACATCCACAATCTGGTCACTGCCTGTGAGATCCAG GTGCGAACACTGGCCAGCGCTGGAGGGCCCGATAACCTAGTGATGCTGGATCCGGGGAAATACAAGGCACGCCCACGGGTCCCGGAGCCAGCTGGTGACGGGTCCTCTTCACACCCCAAGTGGCAAGTCGGGGAGCAGGAGTTTGAGGCTCTCATGAGAATGCTCGACAACTTG GGCTACAGGACGGGCTACCCTTACCGCTGCCCGGCATTGCGAGACAAAGCTAAAAAGTACAGTGATGTGGAGATCGCTTCCTCTGCCCACGGTGGTTACTCATACGGCGAGGACAGTGACTCAGGCGCTCGCTCCCCGCTGAAACACAGCTTCCAGCGCGGCCAGCGCGACAAGAACCGCTGGCTTAATGCCGGCGGCCGGCCCGACGAGCCCTACGAGGACGGGCCCGACGGCAGCAGCCCCAAGTCGAAGCCTAAG TGGACAAAGGAAGACGGGCTCCGCCAGGCTGCCGCAGTCAATCAGTTCATCCCAATGAACACAAACCCAAAAGAAGTCCTGGAAATGAGGAATAAG ATCCGTGAGCAGAACCTGCAGGACATAAAGACAGCGGGGCCCCAGTCTCAGGTTTTGTGTGCTGGCACCGTGGTGGAACGCTCCTTTAACCAG GGGGAGCTAGTGACCGCGTCCAAAGCCATCATCGAAAAGGAGTACCAGCCCAAGGTTATTGTCAGCAAGCAGGGTCCAAACCCCTTCACCAAGCTCACCGACCAGGAGCTGGAGGAATACCGCAAGGAGgtggagcagaaacagaaagggTCTGAAG TGCAGGGACGAGACGGTAATAGGGAGGGATCAGCCTCCAGCGTACCCTATCCAGAGCCTGAAACGCTACCAAGGGGTCAAGACAGCGTCTCCACacctctgcagtctgcagctgatTCACCCAGCTTACACAAAGCTCCGCCTACAACTGCCACACCTGCTTCACCAGCCTCTTATCAGTGCCCTCCGTCCCTCGGCCTCTCCGGCGGGGCTGAGCCAGCGCTGGGCGGCGCAGACTCTGCGGGGGCGGTTCTAGATGAAGTTTTTCCGACTGAGGATGAGCTTCTTTCGGCTCCAGATTCACCACATAAGGAGTTCCACTGCGCCGTGCTGCGAGCCCTCAGCAAGGAGACATCAATGGTAGAGGCGCCTCTGGCAGATCAGGCTGCAG ACCCAGAGGAGCTAGTAGAGCCCGAGGAGGAGCCCAAAGGCCAGAAACCCACCACCACGCCACCCAGCACCCcagtcagagcagaggaag AGTCCTTGCCCGAACAAACCTATAAGGACGAGAGCGACCCAGCCACCCTGAGACAGACCCTTCCAGATTTAACACCCGATGACCCCTCCGATGCCCCAGCGCTTCCTGCCGAAGACTCCGCCTCTGCCCCTGCCACCACTGACGCAGATGCAGCCGAGGTGGAAGAACACGCTGACGCTGGCGACCAGGAGGGTGAAGAGTCTCCCAGCAAATCACcctccaaaaagaaaaagaagttcCGCACTCCTTCCTTcctaaagaaaaacaaaaaaaagacagagtcTTAG
- the add1 gene encoding alpha-adducin isoform X4 — MNGESGAGVVTAPPPTTAPHKERYFDRVDESSPEYQRERNMAPDLRQDFNMMEQRKRVSMILQSPAFCDELETMIQDQLKKGKTPTSLLALQQIADFMTTSMPSMYPAAPQGGMAALNMSLGMVTPVNDLRGSDSISYEKGEKLLRCKLAAFYRLADLFGWSELIYNHLTVRVNSDQERFLIVPFGLLYSEVTASSLVKINLQSEIVDRGSTNLGVNQAGFTLHSAIYASRPDVKCIVHVHTPAGAAVSAMKCGLLPISPEALSLGEVAYHDYHGILVDEEETTLIQRNLGPNSKVLILRNHGLVSVGETVEEAFYYIHNLVTACEIQVRTLASAGGPDNLVMLDPGKYKARPRVPEPAGDGSSSHPKWQVGEQEFEALMRMLDNLGYRTGYPYRCPALRDKAKKYSDVEIASSAHGGYSYGEDSDSGARSPLKHSFQRGQRDKNRWLNAGGRPDEPYEDGPDGSSPKSKPKWTKEDGLRQAAAVNQFIPMNTNPKEVLEMRNKIREQNLQDIKTAGPQSQVLCAGTVVERSFNQGELVTASKAIIEKEYQPKVIVSKQGPNPFTKLTDQELEEYRKEVEQKQKGSEVQGRDGNREGSASSVPYPEPETLPRGQDSVSTPLQSAADSPSLHKAPPTTATPASPASYQCPPSLGLSGGAEPALGGADSAGAVLDEVFPTEDELLSAPDSPHKEFHCAVLRALSKETSMVEAPLADQAADPEELVEPEEEPKGQKPTTTPPSTPVRAEEGDGNTKEYLLP; from the exons ATGAACGGCGAGTCAGGTGCCGGGGTGGTGACGGCCCCCCCTCCCACCACAGCCCCCCACAAGGAGAGATACTTCGACCGGGTGGATGAGAGCAGTCCGGAGTaccagagggagagaaacatgGCACCCGACCTGCGGCAGGACTTCAACAtgatggagcagaggaagagggtcTCCATGATACTACAGAGCCCG GCATTCTGCGATGAGCTGGAGACAATGATCCAGGATCAGCTGAAGAAGGGGAAGACGCCCACTAGCCTGTTGGCTCTGCAGCAGATCGCAGACTTCATGACCACCAGCATGCCTTCCATGTATCCCGCTGCACCACAAGGAGGCATGGCGGCGCTCAACATGA gtttgGGTATGGTGACTCCAGTGAATGATCTGCGTGGCTCAGACTCTATTTCCTACGAGAAAGGCGAGAAGCTGCTTCGTTGCAAGCTGGCTGCCTTTTATCGGCTCGCTGATTTGTTCGGCTGGTCGGAGCTCATCTACAACCACCTCACA GTCAGGGTGAACTCAGACCAGGAGCGCTTCCTCATCGTCCCTTTTGGGCTCCTGTACAGTGAAGTCACTGCCTCCAGTCTG GTGAAGATAAACCTTCAGAGTGAGATAGTGGACCGGGGCAGCACCAATCTCGGGGTCAACCAGGCTGGCTTCACCCTCCACTCTGCCATCTACGCCTCACGGCCCGATGTCAAGTGTATTGTTCATGTACACACACCCGCGGGTGCTGCG gtgtcAGCCATGAAATGCGGCCTGTTGCCCATCTCACCTGAAGCGCTGTCCCTGGGTGAGGTGGCCTATCATGACTACCACGGCATACTGGTGGATGAGGAAGAAACTACTCTCATACAGAGGAACCTTGGGCCTAACAGCAAG GTGTTGATCCTGAGGAACCATGGCTTGGTGTCTGTAGGCGAAACAGTGGAGGAAGCTTTCTATTACATCCACAATCTGGTCACTGCCTGTGAGATCCAG GTGCGAACACTGGCCAGCGCTGGAGGGCCCGATAACCTAGTGATGCTGGATCCGGGGAAATACAAGGCACGCCCACGGGTCCCGGAGCCAGCTGGTGACGGGTCCTCTTCACACCCCAAGTGGCAAGTCGGGGAGCAGGAGTTTGAGGCTCTCATGAGAATGCTCGACAACTTG GGCTACAGGACGGGCTACCCTTACCGCTGCCCGGCATTGCGAGACAAAGCTAAAAAGTACAGTGATGTGGAGATCGCTTCCTCTGCCCACGGTGGTTACTCATACGGCGAGGACAGTGACTCAGGCGCTCGCTCCCCGCTGAAACACAGCTTCCAGCGCGGCCAGCGCGACAAGAACCGCTGGCTTAATGCCGGCGGCCGGCCCGACGAGCCCTACGAGGACGGGCCCGACGGCAGCAGCCCCAAGTCGAAGCCTAAG TGGACAAAGGAAGACGGGCTCCGCCAGGCTGCCGCAGTCAATCAGTTCATCCCAATGAACACAAACCCAAAAGAAGTCCTGGAAATGAGGAATAAG ATCCGTGAGCAGAACCTGCAGGACATAAAGACAGCGGGGCCCCAGTCTCAGGTTTTGTGTGCTGGCACCGTGGTGGAACGCTCCTTTAACCAG GGGGAGCTAGTGACCGCGTCCAAAGCCATCATCGAAAAGGAGTACCAGCCCAAGGTTATTGTCAGCAAGCAGGGTCCAAACCCCTTCACCAAGCTCACCGACCAGGAGCTGGAGGAATACCGCAAGGAGgtggagcagaaacagaaagggTCTGAAG TGCAGGGACGAGACGGTAATAGGGAGGGATCAGCCTCCAGCGTACCCTATCCAGAGCCTGAAACGCTACCAAGGGGTCAAGACAGCGTCTCCACacctctgcagtctgcagctgatTCACCCAGCTTACACAAAGCTCCGCCTACAACTGCCACACCTGCTTCACCAGCCTCTTATCAGTGCCCTCCGTCCCTCGGCCTCTCCGGCGGGGCTGAGCCAGCGCTGGGCGGCGCAGACTCTGCGGGGGCGGTTCTAGATGAAGTTTTTCCGACTGAGGATGAGCTTCTTTCGGCTCCAGATTCACCACATAAGGAGTTCCACTGCGCCGTGCTGCGAGCCCTCAGCAAGGAGACATCAATGGTAGAGGCGCCTCTGGCAGATCAGGCTGCAG ACCCAGAGGAGCTAGTAGAGCCCGAGGAGGAGCCCAAAGGCCAGAAACCCACCACCACGCCACCCAGCACCCcagtcagagcagaggaag GAGATGGAAATACAAAAGAGTACCTGTTACCATA A
- the add1 gene encoding alpha-adducin isoform X8, with product MNGESGAGVVTAPPPTTAPHKERYFDRVDESSPEYQRERNMAPDLRQDFNMMEQRKRVSMILQSPAFCDELETMIQDQLKKGKTPTSLLALQQIADFMTTSMPSMYPAAPQGGMAALNMSLGMVTPVNDLRGSDSISYEKGEKLLRCKLAAFYRLADLFGWSELIYNHLTVRVNSDQERFLIVPFGLLYSEVTASSLVKINLQSEIVDRGSTNLGVNQAGFTLHSAIYASRPDVKCIVHVHTPAGAAVSAMKCGLLPISPEALSLGEVAYHDYHGILVDEEETTLIQRNLGPNSKVLILRNHGLVSVGETVEEAFYYIHNLVTACEIQVRTLASAGGPDNLVMLDPGKYKARPRVPEPAGDGSSSHPKWQVGEQEFEALMRMLDNLGYRTGYPYRCPALRDKAKKYSDVEIASSAHGGYSYGEDSDSGARSPLKHSFQRGQRDKNRWLNAGGRPDEPYEDGPDGSSPKSKPKWTKEDGLRQAAAVNQFIPMNTNPKEVLEMRNKIREQNLQDIKTAGPQSQVLCAGTVVERSFNQGELVTASKAIIEKEYQPKVIVSKQGPNPFTKLTDQELEEYRKEVEQKQKGSEDPEELVEPEEEPKGQKPTTTPPSTPVRAEEDESFTRVLARTNL from the exons ATGAACGGCGAGTCAGGTGCCGGGGTGGTGACGGCCCCCCCTCCCACCACAGCCCCCCACAAGGAGAGATACTTCGACCGGGTGGATGAGAGCAGTCCGGAGTaccagagggagagaaacatgGCACCCGACCTGCGGCAGGACTTCAACAtgatggagcagaggaagagggtcTCCATGATACTACAGAGCCCG GCATTCTGCGATGAGCTGGAGACAATGATCCAGGATCAGCTGAAGAAGGGGAAGACGCCCACTAGCCTGTTGGCTCTGCAGCAGATCGCAGACTTCATGACCACCAGCATGCCTTCCATGTATCCCGCTGCACCACAAGGAGGCATGGCGGCGCTCAACATGA gtttgGGTATGGTGACTCCAGTGAATGATCTGCGTGGCTCAGACTCTATTTCCTACGAGAAAGGCGAGAAGCTGCTTCGTTGCAAGCTGGCTGCCTTTTATCGGCTCGCTGATTTGTTCGGCTGGTCGGAGCTCATCTACAACCACCTCACA GTCAGGGTGAACTCAGACCAGGAGCGCTTCCTCATCGTCCCTTTTGGGCTCCTGTACAGTGAAGTCACTGCCTCCAGTCTG GTGAAGATAAACCTTCAGAGTGAGATAGTGGACCGGGGCAGCACCAATCTCGGGGTCAACCAGGCTGGCTTCACCCTCCACTCTGCCATCTACGCCTCACGGCCCGATGTCAAGTGTATTGTTCATGTACACACACCCGCGGGTGCTGCG gtgtcAGCCATGAAATGCGGCCTGTTGCCCATCTCACCTGAAGCGCTGTCCCTGGGTGAGGTGGCCTATCATGACTACCACGGCATACTGGTGGATGAGGAAGAAACTACTCTCATACAGAGGAACCTTGGGCCTAACAGCAAG GTGTTGATCCTGAGGAACCATGGCTTGGTGTCTGTAGGCGAAACAGTGGAGGAAGCTTTCTATTACATCCACAATCTGGTCACTGCCTGTGAGATCCAG GTGCGAACACTGGCCAGCGCTGGAGGGCCCGATAACCTAGTGATGCTGGATCCGGGGAAATACAAGGCACGCCCACGGGTCCCGGAGCCAGCTGGTGACGGGTCCTCTTCACACCCCAAGTGGCAAGTCGGGGAGCAGGAGTTTGAGGCTCTCATGAGAATGCTCGACAACTTG GGCTACAGGACGGGCTACCCTTACCGCTGCCCGGCATTGCGAGACAAAGCTAAAAAGTACAGTGATGTGGAGATCGCTTCCTCTGCCCACGGTGGTTACTCATACGGCGAGGACAGTGACTCAGGCGCTCGCTCCCCGCTGAAACACAGCTTCCAGCGCGGCCAGCGCGACAAGAACCGCTGGCTTAATGCCGGCGGCCGGCCCGACGAGCCCTACGAGGACGGGCCCGACGGCAGCAGCCCCAAGTCGAAGCCTAAG TGGACAAAGGAAGACGGGCTCCGCCAGGCTGCCGCAGTCAATCAGTTCATCCCAATGAACACAAACCCAAAAGAAGTCCTGGAAATGAGGAATAAG ATCCGTGAGCAGAACCTGCAGGACATAAAGACAGCGGGGCCCCAGTCTCAGGTTTTGTGTGCTGGCACCGTGGTGGAACGCTCCTTTAACCAG GGGGAGCTAGTGACCGCGTCCAAAGCCATCATCGAAAAGGAGTACCAGCCCAAGGTTATTGTCAGCAAGCAGGGTCCAAACCCCTTCACCAAGCTCACCGACCAGGAGCTGGAGGAATACCGCAAGGAGgtggagcagaaacagaaagggTCTGAAG ACCCAGAGGAGCTAGTAGAGCCCGAGGAGGAGCCCAAAGGCCAGAAACCCACCACCACGCCACCCAGCACCCcagtcagagcagaggaag atgAGTCCTTTACCAG AGTCCTTGCCCGAACAAACCTATAA
- the add1 gene encoding alpha-adducin isoform X9 yields MNGESGAGVVTAPPPTTAPHKERYFDRVDESSPEYQRERNMAPDLRQDFNMMEQRKRVSMILQSPAFCDELETMIQDQLKKGKTPTSLLALQQIADFMTTSMPSMYPAAPQGGMAALNMSLGMVTPVNDLRGSDSISYEKGEKLLRCKLAAFYRLADLFGWSELIYNHLTVRVNSDQERFLIVPFGLLYSEVTASSLVKINLQSEIVDRGSTNLGVNQAGFTLHSAIYASRPDVKCIVHVHTPAGAAVSAMKCGLLPISPEALSLGEVAYHDYHGILVDEEETTLIQRNLGPNSKVLILRNHGLVSVGETVEEAFYYIHNLVTACEIQVRTLASAGGPDNLVMLDPGKYKARPRVPEPAGDGSSSHPKWQVGEQEFEALMRMLDNLGYRTGYPYRCPALRDKAKKYSDVEIASSAHGGYSYGEDSDSGARSPLKHSFQRGQRDKNRWLNAGGRPDEPYEDGPDGSSPKSKPKWTKEDGLRQAAAVNQFIPMNTNPKEVLEMRNKIREQNLQDIKTAGPQSQVLCAGTVVERSFNQGELVTASKAIIEKEYQPKVIVSKQGPNPFTKLTDQELEEYRKEVEQKQKGSEDPEELVEPEEEPKGQKPTTTPPSTPVRAEEGDGNTKEYLLP; encoded by the exons ATGAACGGCGAGTCAGGTGCCGGGGTGGTGACGGCCCCCCCTCCCACCACAGCCCCCCACAAGGAGAGATACTTCGACCGGGTGGATGAGAGCAGTCCGGAGTaccagagggagagaaacatgGCACCCGACCTGCGGCAGGACTTCAACAtgatggagcagaggaagagggtcTCCATGATACTACAGAGCCCG GCATTCTGCGATGAGCTGGAGACAATGATCCAGGATCAGCTGAAGAAGGGGAAGACGCCCACTAGCCTGTTGGCTCTGCAGCAGATCGCAGACTTCATGACCACCAGCATGCCTTCCATGTATCCCGCTGCACCACAAGGAGGCATGGCGGCGCTCAACATGA gtttgGGTATGGTGACTCCAGTGAATGATCTGCGTGGCTCAGACTCTATTTCCTACGAGAAAGGCGAGAAGCTGCTTCGTTGCAAGCTGGCTGCCTTTTATCGGCTCGCTGATTTGTTCGGCTGGTCGGAGCTCATCTACAACCACCTCACA GTCAGGGTGAACTCAGACCAGGAGCGCTTCCTCATCGTCCCTTTTGGGCTCCTGTACAGTGAAGTCACTGCCTCCAGTCTG GTGAAGATAAACCTTCAGAGTGAGATAGTGGACCGGGGCAGCACCAATCTCGGGGTCAACCAGGCTGGCTTCACCCTCCACTCTGCCATCTACGCCTCACGGCCCGATGTCAAGTGTATTGTTCATGTACACACACCCGCGGGTGCTGCG gtgtcAGCCATGAAATGCGGCCTGTTGCCCATCTCACCTGAAGCGCTGTCCCTGGGTGAGGTGGCCTATCATGACTACCACGGCATACTGGTGGATGAGGAAGAAACTACTCTCATACAGAGGAACCTTGGGCCTAACAGCAAG GTGTTGATCCTGAGGAACCATGGCTTGGTGTCTGTAGGCGAAACAGTGGAGGAAGCTTTCTATTACATCCACAATCTGGTCACTGCCTGTGAGATCCAG GTGCGAACACTGGCCAGCGCTGGAGGGCCCGATAACCTAGTGATGCTGGATCCGGGGAAATACAAGGCACGCCCACGGGTCCCGGAGCCAGCTGGTGACGGGTCCTCTTCACACCCCAAGTGGCAAGTCGGGGAGCAGGAGTTTGAGGCTCTCATGAGAATGCTCGACAACTTG GGCTACAGGACGGGCTACCCTTACCGCTGCCCGGCATTGCGAGACAAAGCTAAAAAGTACAGTGATGTGGAGATCGCTTCCTCTGCCCACGGTGGTTACTCATACGGCGAGGACAGTGACTCAGGCGCTCGCTCCCCGCTGAAACACAGCTTCCAGCGCGGCCAGCGCGACAAGAACCGCTGGCTTAATGCCGGCGGCCGGCCCGACGAGCCCTACGAGGACGGGCCCGACGGCAGCAGCCCCAAGTCGAAGCCTAAG TGGACAAAGGAAGACGGGCTCCGCCAGGCTGCCGCAGTCAATCAGTTCATCCCAATGAACACAAACCCAAAAGAAGTCCTGGAAATGAGGAATAAG ATCCGTGAGCAGAACCTGCAGGACATAAAGACAGCGGGGCCCCAGTCTCAGGTTTTGTGTGCTGGCACCGTGGTGGAACGCTCCTTTAACCAG GGGGAGCTAGTGACCGCGTCCAAAGCCATCATCGAAAAGGAGTACCAGCCCAAGGTTATTGTCAGCAAGCAGGGTCCAAACCCCTTCACCAAGCTCACCGACCAGGAGCTGGAGGAATACCGCAAGGAGgtggagcagaaacagaaagggTCTGAAG ACCCAGAGGAGCTAGTAGAGCCCGAGGAGGAGCCCAAAGGCCAGAAACCCACCACCACGCCACCCAGCACCCcagtcagagcagaggaag GAGATGGAAATACAAAAGAGTACCTGTTACCATA A